CGCCATGCTTCTCTCGCGGATTCGCGTCGAGGGCCGACTGGAGCGCCGTCGCCGTCCCCTCCGTGAAGCGCCGGTCGAAGACGGCGTAGAGGCCGCGTGCGGTCTCGATCGGAGCGTGCAGGAAATCGCGGAAATGGCTGTGGTGGACCCGGTCCGCCGGCAGCGTGCCCTGCGCCGTCCAGTCGACGAGGCGTTCGAACGTCTTCTCGTACCGCCGAAGGTGGCTCGCCGCGATCGAGCCGGGATCGACGTGGTCGCTGTGGGCCCAGCGGAGGTTGGCGATCAGGCTCGTGAGGGAAGCGAGGAGAGTGAGCGGATCGCGATGGGTGACGGCGACCCGGGCATCGGGATAGGTCTCGAAGAGCGTCGGGAGCGCGTGGAGATGGACCGGCGACTTGAGCACCCAGTCGGTCGGGCCGTGCCCGCGTTGGAGGACCTGGAGGACGAGTCGGTGCATCCGATAGGCGTCGCGCATGTCCTCGGCCTCGAGGAAGCGTTCGAACGTGGGGACGTGGAAGCGGGCGGTCAGCTCCTCGGACTGGAACGCGAAGGTCTGGGCCGACAGGCATTCCTTCGGCTTTCGCCCCCCGTACTCGTGGGCCTGGAGGAGGCCGGACACGACGGTCTGTGGGCGGACGAGCTCACGGTCGGCGAGGGCGATCCGGGGATCGCGGGCGAAGCGTTCGGGATCCGGAGACGGAGGCGGGACCGGGCGAAGCAGCTCCCAGGCCTCGGGGACGCGGTGGCGCGGATCGGCGGCGAGCAGGGCGAAGAGGATCGTCGTGCCGGTTCGTGGCGCCCCTGCGACGAAGAGGGGCGCCCGGATGCGTTCCTCCTGGACCCCGGGATCGGCGCGCAGGGTGTCCATCAGCTGGAGCCGGACTTCGAGCACGCGCAGCAGGAAGCGCCGCGTCATCCAACGCCCGAGCACGTTCAGTCGGGCCTCGTTCGCCAGCGCCTCGAGGAAACGGTCGAGCCGGTCGAAGGCCGGACCGCTCGGAAAGTCCGGGTGGCCGAAGGCTTCGTCCGAGGCGGCGCCGGTCGCGAAGACCCGTCCCTGGCCGGCCGCGGCCTCGCCGACGAGACGCTCGCGCGTGAGCGGGAGCGCCGCCTCCTCGGCGATCGGCGCGATTTCGCCTGCGTTCGCCGCGCGGACCCAGTCCGGTCGTTCGGGCGGTGTCCAGGGCACGGCTCAGGTCCGGAAGCGCCAGGCGAGGTGGCGTTTGCGCGCGCGCACGTCCTCGCGTCGCGCGGCGGCGTCGACCGTCGGCGTGTCGGGCGGCAGGCTCTCGCGCACGTCCGCGAGCCGCACGACGCGACTCGAAGGCGTCGGGTCGCTCTCGGGCCAGAACCATCGGAAGGTCAGGAGCCCGTCCCGGTGGCCCGCGGTGTCGAGCCAGTTCGGGACGCCCGGATCTGCGTGGGCGAGGACGAAGCGGATCCGTCCGTCGCTGCTCGGGATCGCCTGGTGTTGGTTGATCGAGGTGATGCGATGGATCGGGTCGACCTGCTCGAACCAGCCCATCGTGGCGAGCTGGAGCCCCCAGTAGCGCGCGCGGGGCTCGTCGGTCTCGATCACGAGGGCTTCGCCGGGGGCGAGATCCCAGAAGAGGAACGCGTAGCGGGCGTCGGAGAGGCCCTTCGCGACCGTCTGCTGGGGCGCGAAGACGTTGTCCGTGGCCTTGGCGCGGTGGTCCTTCAGGTAATCGTTCCAGCCGAAGACGCTCGACTCGACCTGCTCGAGGGCGTGGTCCAGCTGATGGGCGAGGGTCTCGGCGCACGGCATGGGCGCCGGGACGTCGTCGAGGCACTCGATCGTGAACGTGGCGGGCTCGCGCTCCTGCCAGTCGACGTAGTACTCGCGGAGCGAGAGGGTCGTCACGCCTTCCGGGATCGGGAAGAAGTCGGGGTCGGAGCCGTCGCCGCCGACGAGGATCTCGAAGTCGTCGCCCGACTCGATGCCTCGCTCGACCGAGGTGATCGACGCCTTCGTGCCCCACTCCTTCATGTGCATGAAGCCCACGCGGAAGGTGATCACGAAGTGCTCGCAGCTGTTCATGCGACCGGCGATCCGGTAGCGCCGGGCCGGGTCGATCCGCGCGTGGTGGTATGCGTTGTCCTGGTTCGGGCCGCCCCACTGGGTGACGAGATCGTTGCTGCGGTGGAAGAAGGGCGTGTCGGGATCACCGTGCGGGATCGCCCAGCCGAGCCAGCAGGAGACCTGGTCGGCGAGATGGGCGATCCCCTCGGTCCGGTCGCGGGGATCGTTCGGGAAGTCGTCCTCGAGGATCCGCTCGCCGAGCGCCTCGATGCGCTGGCAGAAGCGCTTCCAGGCTTCGACTTCCGGGGATCGGGAGGGGTCGGGATCGGGCACGGAGACTCCAGGGGGCGTACGAGCGCCGGCTAGGCGCGCATGATCCCGCCGCCGTCGACCATGAAGGTCTGGCCGGTCATGTACTGGCTCGCGTCGGACAGGAGGAAGGCGACCACGGGCGCGATGTCGTCCTCGGGGTCGCCGTCCCGGCCGAGCGGGTGGTCCGCATACATCTCGGCGAAGGCCTTTGCTCGTTCGCTGTTCTCTTCCATGACCGGCATGCGGTGGGCAACGCTCGCGGGGCAGACGCAGTTCACGGTGATCCCGAAGCCGCCCCATTCCCGGGCGGCGGTCCGGGTCAACGAGCGGACGGCTTCCTTGGCGGCGGAGTAGGGGCCGTAGCCGGGGACGCCGGTGTTCCCCATCGACGAGCCGAAGGTCACGATCCGACCGCGGCCGGCCTCGCGCATGGTGGGGAGAACCGCCTGCATCAGGAAGAGCGTCCCCTTCGGCCCCGTCTCCAGGACGAGGTCGAAGTCGGATTCGGTCACGTCCTCGAGGTTCGTGACCGGGCGAAAAGACTGGGCGTTCGCGACCAGGCCGTCGATCGTTCCGAAGGCGTCGAGGGTCGCTTCGACGACGGCCGCGCTCGAGGTGGCCTCGCCCACGTTCGCCTGCATCGTCCGGTGGGGCACTCCGGCTTCGGAGAGCTCCTTCGCGACGGCGTCGAGGCGTTCGGGCTTGCGCCCGGTCACCATCAGCTGGCACCCGGCGCGGGCGAGGACGCGCACGATGCCGAGCCCGATGCCGCGGGTGCCGCCGGTCACGATGACCGTCTGGCCGGAGAGATTCGCCCTGACTTCCTGGTTCACGTCCATCGCGACACGATAGCGACCCGTCGGCGGGGGCCAGCCGACGTCTCGCGCGAGGGAGGATCAGTCGGGCGCGTCCGCGACGCGAGCCAGCGCCGTCGTCGTGATGCGGCGCTCGCGCCCCCGATCTCGAAGGACGATCCGGAGCATCCGATCCTCTGGCGTGCCGACCCAGGTGGCGTCGCTCTCGACCGGACCGACGGACGCCGAAGCCAGGTAGCGGAGGTCGAGCTCGCTCACGACCTGCGGGCGACCGAGGGCGGCCTCCGCGCAGGCGACTGCCCCGCACTCGACGGCGAGGGCGACGAGCGCGCCCTGCATCACGCCTTCCGGGTTCAGCAGCGCCGGGCCGAGGGGAACGCGGATCCGCCCCCGGCTCGCATCGACCGTGTCGACGCCCACCTCGTCGGCCAGAGGACGCGTGAGCGGATGACTCGGGAGAGGCGTAGGCGTCGCGAGGCTCGCCGGGTCGGGGGCGTCCGAGGGATCCCGAGCGATGCGCGAAAAGGTGGTCTCACCGTAGGCCCAGGGGAGCCCCTCGGCCTCGAGGGTGACGGCCGTCGTCACGAGGCGTCGCCCGCTGCGCAGGCGTTCGCCGCGGGCCTCGATCCGCGAAGGCACGCCGGGGCGGGCGATGCGAAGGGAGAGGTCGCTGGTGAACGTCGCGTCGACGCCGGCGACCGCGCGGGTGCAGACGCCGCCGAGGATGTCGACCGCCGAAGCGACGACGGTCGCCCGGAGTGCGCCGGCGGCGCAGACTTGCGGATAGGGCGTGATGGACAGGGATTGCGCGGCCAGGTCGAGGTCGCCGAAGCCATAGCGAGTGAAGAAGGGCTGCGACTCGCTCATCACGGGTCAGTCGAGGCCCATGCAGTTCGCGTAGTAGGTCACCGCGGCGGGCCAGTCCGAGAAGATCGCACTCACGCCGACCTCGGTATGGAGCGCGTGGATCACGCGATAGACGTCGCCGTCGTTGCGGAGCGCGGGGAGCACCGGTCCCAGATAGAAATCGCGCTCCCGGCCTTCGATCGTGCCGTCGCGGATGCGCCCCGACCGCTCGAGCGTCCAGGCGACGAGCTCGAGGCCGGCGGCGCGCGCGCGCTTCGCG
The sequence above is drawn from the bacterium genome and encodes:
- a CDS encoding sulfotransferase; translated protein: MPWTPPERPDWVRAANAGEIAPIAEEAALPLTRERLVGEAAAGQGRVFATGAASDEAFGHPDFPSGPAFDRLDRFLEALANEARLNVLGRWMTRRFLLRVLEVRLQLMDTLRADPGVQEERIRAPLFVAGAPRTGTTILFALLAADPRHRVPEAWELLRPVPPPSPDPERFARDPRIALADRELVRPQTVVSGLLQAHEYGGRKPKECLSAQTFAFQSEELTARFHVPTFERFLEAEDMRDAYRMHRLVLQVLQRGHGPTDWVLKSPVHLHALPTLFETYPDARVAVTHRDPLTLLASLTSLIANLRWAHSDHVDPGSIAASHLRRYEKTFERLVDWTAQGTLPADRVHHSHFRDFLHAPIETARGLYAVFDRRFTEGTATALQSALDANPREKHGAHAYAHDDLGAPPATLRPRFARYQQAFQVPND
- a CDS encoding SDR family oxidoreductase, giving the protein MDVNQEVRANLSGQTVIVTGGTRGIGLGIVRVLARAGCQLMVTGRKPERLDAVAKELSEAGVPHRTMQANVGEATSSAAVVEATLDAFGTIDGLVANAQSFRPVTNLEDVTESDFDLVLETGPKGTLFLMQAVLPTMREAGRGRIVTFGSSMGNTGVPGYGPYSAAKEAVRSLTRTAAREWGGFGITVNCVCPASVAHRMPVMEENSERAKAFAEMYADHPLGRDGDPEDDIAPVVAFLLSDASQYMTGQTFMVDGGGIMRA